Proteins found in one Panthera tigris isolate Pti1 chromosome B3, P.tigris_Pti1_mat1.1, whole genome shotgun sequence genomic segment:
- the KLC1 gene encoding kinesin light chain 1 isoform X8 — protein MYDNMSTMVYIKEDKLEKLTQDEIISKTKQVIQGLEALKNEHNSILQSLLETLKCLKKDDESNLVEEKSNMIRKSLEMLELGLSEAQVMMALSNHLNAVESEKQKLRAQVRRLCQENQWLRDELANTQQKLQKSEQSVAQLEEEKKHLEFMNQLKKYDDDTSPSEDKDTDSTKEPLDDLFPNDDDEPGQGIQQQHSSAAAAAQQGGYEIPARLRTLHNLVIQYASQGRYEVAVPLCKQALEDLEKTSGHDHPDVATMLNILALVYRDQNKYKDAANLLNDALAIREKTLGKDHPAVAATLNNLAVLYGKRGKYKEAEPLCKRALEIREKVLGKDHPDVAKQLNNLALLCQNQGKYEEVEYYYQRALEIYQTKLGPDDPNVAKTKNNLASCYLKQGKFKQAETLYKEILTRAHEREFGSVDDENKPIWMHAEEREECKGKQKDGTSFGEYGGWYKACKVDSPTVTTTLKNLGALYRRQGKFEAAETLEEAAMRSRKQGLDNVHKQRVAEVLNDPENMEKRRSRESLNVDVVKYESGPDGGEEMRKMKLGLVK, from the exons ATGTATGACAACATGTCCACAATGGTGTATATAAAGGAAGACAAGTTGGAGAAGCTTACGCAGGATGAGATTATTTCTAAGACAAAGCAAGTGATTCAGGGGCTGGAAGCTCTGAAGAACGAGCataattccattttacaaagtTTACTGGAAACACTGAAGTGTTTGAAGAAAGATGATGAAAGTAATCTGGTGGAGGAGAAATCAAACATGATCCGGAAGTCACTGGAAATGCTGGAGCTTGGCCTGAGTGAGGCACAG GTTATGATGGCTTTGTCCAATCACCTGAATGCTGTCGAGTCGGAGAAACAGAAGCTGCGGGCACAGGTTCGTCGCCTGTGCCAGGAGAATCAGTGGCTGCGGGATGAATTGGCCAACACGCAGCAGAAATTACAGAAGAGTGAGCAGTCTGTGGCTCaactggaggaagaaaagaagcatctggaattcatgaatcagttaaaaaaatacgATGATGACACCTCTCCATCC GAGGACAAAGACACTGATTCCACCAAAGAACCTCTGGATGACCTTTTCCCAAATGATGACGACGAACCCGGCCAAGGAA TCCAGCAGCAGCACAGCAGTGCGGCGGCCGCGGCGCAGCAGGGCGGCTACGAGATCCCGGCGCGCCTGCGCACTCTGCACAACCTGGTCATCCAGTACGCCTCCCAGGGGCGCTACGAGGTGGCCGTGCCGCTCTGCAAGCAGGCCCTGGAGGACCTGGAGAAGACTTCCGGCCACGACCACCCAGACGTGGCTACCATGCTGAATATCCTGGCCTTGGTGTACAG AGaccagaataaatacaaagatgcCGCAAATCTACTGAACGATGCCTTGGCCATCCGTGAAAAAACTTTGGGCAAAGATCATCCCGCG GTGGCGGCCACTCTGAATAACCTCGCAGTGCTGTACGGCAAGAGAGGGAAGTACAAAGAGGCCGAGCCGCTGTGTAAAAGAGCCCTGGAGATCAGAGAAAAG GTTTTGGGAAAGGATCACCCCGATGTTGCTAAGCAGTTGAATAACTTGGCCTTACTGTGCCAGAATCAGGGCAAATACGAAGAAGTAGAATATTATTATCAAAGAGCCCTTGAGATCTACCAAACAAAACTGGGGCCTGATGACCCCAATGTGGCCAAAACGAAAAATAACCTG gccTCCTGCTATCTGAAGCAAGGAAAATTCAAGCAAGCAGAAACACTGTACAAAGAGATTCTCACTCGTGCACACGAAAGGGAGTTCGGTTCTGTGGATG ATGAAAATAAACCCATTTGGATGCACgctgaagaaagagaagaatgcaAA GGAAAGCAAAAGGATGGGACATCTTTTGGAGAATATGGCGGCTGGTACAAAGCCTGCAAAGTTGATAG TCCGACTGTTACAACTACTTTGAAAAACCTCGGGGCACTTTATAGACGACAAGGCAAATTTGAAGCTGCGGAAACATTGGAAGAAGCAGCCATGAGGTCCCGTAAACAG GGTCTTGACAATGTTCACAAACAGAGAGTAGCTGAAGTGCTGAATGACCCTGAGAACATGGAGAAGCGGAGAAGCCGGGAGAGCCTGAACGTGGACGTGGTCAAGTACGAGAGCGGCCCTGACGGAGGGGAGGAA atgagaaaaatgaagctcGGGctggttaaatga
- the KLC1 gene encoding kinesin light chain 1 isoform X9 — translation MYDNMSTMVYIKEDKLEKLTQDEIISKTKQVIQGLEALKNEHNSILQSLLETLKCLKKDDESNLVEEKSNMIRKSLEMLELGLSEAQVMMALSNHLNAVESEKQKLRAQVRRLCQENQWLRDELANTQQKLQKSEQSVAQLEEEKKHLEFMNQLKKYDDDTSPSEDKDTDSTKEPLDDLFPNDDDEPGQGIQQQHSSAAAAAQQGGYEIPARLRTLHNLVIQYASQGRYEVAVPLCKQALEDLEKTSGHDHPDVATMLNILALVYRDQNKYKDAANLLNDALAIREKTLGKDHPAVAATLNNLAVLYGKRGKYKEAEPLCKRALEIREKVLGKDHPDVAKQLNNLALLCQNQGKYEEVEYYYQRALEIYQTKLGPDDPNVAKTKNNLASCYLKQGKFKQAETLYKEILTRAHEREFGSVDDENKPIWMHAEEREECKGKQKDGTSFGEYGGWYKACKVDSPTVTTTLKNLGALYRRQGKFEAAETLEEAAMRSRKQGLDNVHKQRVAEVLNDPENMEKRRSRESLNVDVVKYESGPDGGEEA, via the exons ATGTATGACAACATGTCCACAATGGTGTATATAAAGGAAGACAAGTTGGAGAAGCTTACGCAGGATGAGATTATTTCTAAGACAAAGCAAGTGATTCAGGGGCTGGAAGCTCTGAAGAACGAGCataattccattttacaaagtTTACTGGAAACACTGAAGTGTTTGAAGAAAGATGATGAAAGTAATCTGGTGGAGGAGAAATCAAACATGATCCGGAAGTCACTGGAAATGCTGGAGCTTGGCCTGAGTGAGGCACAG GTTATGATGGCTTTGTCCAATCACCTGAATGCTGTCGAGTCGGAGAAACAGAAGCTGCGGGCACAGGTTCGTCGCCTGTGCCAGGAGAATCAGTGGCTGCGGGATGAATTGGCCAACACGCAGCAGAAATTACAGAAGAGTGAGCAGTCTGTGGCTCaactggaggaagaaaagaagcatctggaattcatgaatcagttaaaaaaatacgATGATGACACCTCTCCATCC GAGGACAAAGACACTGATTCCACCAAAGAACCTCTGGATGACCTTTTCCCAAATGATGACGACGAACCCGGCCAAGGAA TCCAGCAGCAGCACAGCAGTGCGGCGGCCGCGGCGCAGCAGGGCGGCTACGAGATCCCGGCGCGCCTGCGCACTCTGCACAACCTGGTCATCCAGTACGCCTCCCAGGGGCGCTACGAGGTGGCCGTGCCGCTCTGCAAGCAGGCCCTGGAGGACCTGGAGAAGACTTCCGGCCACGACCACCCAGACGTGGCTACCATGCTGAATATCCTGGCCTTGGTGTACAG AGaccagaataaatacaaagatgcCGCAAATCTACTGAACGATGCCTTGGCCATCCGTGAAAAAACTTTGGGCAAAGATCATCCCGCG GTGGCGGCCACTCTGAATAACCTCGCAGTGCTGTACGGCAAGAGAGGGAAGTACAAAGAGGCCGAGCCGCTGTGTAAAAGAGCCCTGGAGATCAGAGAAAAG GTTTTGGGAAAGGATCACCCCGATGTTGCTAAGCAGTTGAATAACTTGGCCTTACTGTGCCAGAATCAGGGCAAATACGAAGAAGTAGAATATTATTATCAAAGAGCCCTTGAGATCTACCAAACAAAACTGGGGCCTGATGACCCCAATGTGGCCAAAACGAAAAATAACCTG gccTCCTGCTATCTGAAGCAAGGAAAATTCAAGCAAGCAGAAACACTGTACAAAGAGATTCTCACTCGTGCACACGAAAGGGAGTTCGGTTCTGTGGATG ATGAAAATAAACCCATTTGGATGCACgctgaagaaagagaagaatgcaAA GGAAAGCAAAAGGATGGGACATCTTTTGGAGAATATGGCGGCTGGTACAAAGCCTGCAAAGTTGATAG TCCGACTGTTACAACTACTTTGAAAAACCTCGGGGCACTTTATAGACGACAAGGCAAATTTGAAGCTGCGGAAACATTGGAAGAAGCAGCCATGAGGTCCCGTAAACAG GGTCTTGACAATGTTCACAAACAGAGAGTAGCTGAAGTGCTGAATGACCCTGAGAACATGGAGAAGCGGAGAAGCCGGGAGAGCCTGAACGTGGACGTGGTCAAGTACGAGAGCGGCCCTGACGGAGGGGAGGAA GCCTAG
- the KLC1 gene encoding kinesin light chain 1 isoform X7: MYDNMSTMVYIKEDKLEKLTQDEIISKTKQVIQGLEALKNEHNSILQSLLETLKCLKKDDESNLVEEKSNMIRKSLEMLELGLSEAQVMMALSNHLNAVESEKQKLRAQVRRLCQENQWLRDELANTQQKLQKSEQSVAQLEEEKKHLEFMNQLKKYDDDTSPSEDKDTDSTKEPLDDLFPNDDDEPGQGIQQQHSSAAAAAQQGGYEIPARLRTLHNLVIQYASQGRYEVAVPLCKQALEDLEKTSGHDHPDVATMLNILALVYRDQNKYKDAANLLNDALAIREKTLGKDHPAVAATLNNLAVLYGKRGKYKEAEPLCKRALEIREKVLGKDHPDVAKQLNNLALLCQNQGKYEEVEYYYQRALEIYQTKLGPDDPNVAKTKNNLASCYLKQGKFKQAETLYKEILTRAHEREFGSVDDENKPIWMHAEEREECKGKQKDGTSFGEYGGWYKACKVDSPTVTTTLKNLGALYRRQGKFEAAETLEEAAMRSRKQGLDNVHKQRVAEVLNDPENMEKRRSRESLNVDVVKYESGPDGGEEGVFGRASFCGK, from the exons ATGTATGACAACATGTCCACAATGGTGTATATAAAGGAAGACAAGTTGGAGAAGCTTACGCAGGATGAGATTATTTCTAAGACAAAGCAAGTGATTCAGGGGCTGGAAGCTCTGAAGAACGAGCataattccattttacaaagtTTACTGGAAACACTGAAGTGTTTGAAGAAAGATGATGAAAGTAATCTGGTGGAGGAGAAATCAAACATGATCCGGAAGTCACTGGAAATGCTGGAGCTTGGCCTGAGTGAGGCACAG GTTATGATGGCTTTGTCCAATCACCTGAATGCTGTCGAGTCGGAGAAACAGAAGCTGCGGGCACAGGTTCGTCGCCTGTGCCAGGAGAATCAGTGGCTGCGGGATGAATTGGCCAACACGCAGCAGAAATTACAGAAGAGTGAGCAGTCTGTGGCTCaactggaggaagaaaagaagcatctggaattcatgaatcagttaaaaaaatacgATGATGACACCTCTCCATCC GAGGACAAAGACACTGATTCCACCAAAGAACCTCTGGATGACCTTTTCCCAAATGATGACGACGAACCCGGCCAAGGAA TCCAGCAGCAGCACAGCAGTGCGGCGGCCGCGGCGCAGCAGGGCGGCTACGAGATCCCGGCGCGCCTGCGCACTCTGCACAACCTGGTCATCCAGTACGCCTCCCAGGGGCGCTACGAGGTGGCCGTGCCGCTCTGCAAGCAGGCCCTGGAGGACCTGGAGAAGACTTCCGGCCACGACCACCCAGACGTGGCTACCATGCTGAATATCCTGGCCTTGGTGTACAG AGaccagaataaatacaaagatgcCGCAAATCTACTGAACGATGCCTTGGCCATCCGTGAAAAAACTTTGGGCAAAGATCATCCCGCG GTGGCGGCCACTCTGAATAACCTCGCAGTGCTGTACGGCAAGAGAGGGAAGTACAAAGAGGCCGAGCCGCTGTGTAAAAGAGCCCTGGAGATCAGAGAAAAG GTTTTGGGAAAGGATCACCCCGATGTTGCTAAGCAGTTGAATAACTTGGCCTTACTGTGCCAGAATCAGGGCAAATACGAAGAAGTAGAATATTATTATCAAAGAGCCCTTGAGATCTACCAAACAAAACTGGGGCCTGATGACCCCAATGTGGCCAAAACGAAAAATAACCTG gccTCCTGCTATCTGAAGCAAGGAAAATTCAAGCAAGCAGAAACACTGTACAAAGAGATTCTCACTCGTGCACACGAAAGGGAGTTCGGTTCTGTGGATG ATGAAAATAAACCCATTTGGATGCACgctgaagaaagagaagaatgcaAA GGAAAGCAAAAGGATGGGACATCTTTTGGAGAATATGGCGGCTGGTACAAAGCCTGCAAAGTTGATAG TCCGACTGTTACAACTACTTTGAAAAACCTCGGGGCACTTTATAGACGACAAGGCAAATTTGAAGCTGCGGAAACATTGGAAGAAGCAGCCATGAGGTCCCGTAAACAG GGTCTTGACAATGTTCACAAACAGAGAGTAGCTGAAGTGCTGAATGACCCTGAGAACATGGAGAAGCGGAGAAGCCGGGAGAGCCTGAACGTGGACGTGGTCAAGTACGAGAGCGGCCCTGACGGAGGGGAGGAA
- the KLC1 gene encoding kinesin light chain 1 isoform X6 — translation MYDNMSTMVYIKEDKLEKLTQDEIISKTKQVIQGLEALKNEHNSILQSLLETLKCLKKDDESNLVEEKSNMIRKSLEMLELGLSEAQVMMALSNHLNAVESEKQKLRAQVRRLCQENQWLRDELANTQQKLQKSEQSVAQLEEEKKHLEFMNQLKKYDDDTSPSEDKDTDSTKEPLDDLFPNDDDEPGQGIQQQHSSAAAAAQQGGYEIPARLRTLHNLVIQYASQGRYEVAVPLCKQALEDLEKTSGHDHPDVATMLNILALVYRDQNKYKDAANLLNDALAIREKTLGKDHPAVAATLNNLAVLYGKRGKYKEAEPLCKRALEIREKVLGKDHPDVAKQLNNLALLCQNQGKYEEVEYYYQRALEIYQTKLGPDDPNVAKTKNNLASCYLKQGKFKQAETLYKEILTRAHEREFGSVDDENKPIWMHAEEREECKGKQKDGTSFGEYGGWYKACKVDSPTVTTTLKNLGALYRRQGKFEAAETLEEAAMRSRKQGLDNVHKQRVAEVLNDPENMEKRRSRESLNVDVVKYESGPDGGEEVSMSVEWNGMRKMKLGLVK, via the exons ATGTATGACAACATGTCCACAATGGTGTATATAAAGGAAGACAAGTTGGAGAAGCTTACGCAGGATGAGATTATTTCTAAGACAAAGCAAGTGATTCAGGGGCTGGAAGCTCTGAAGAACGAGCataattccattttacaaagtTTACTGGAAACACTGAAGTGTTTGAAGAAAGATGATGAAAGTAATCTGGTGGAGGAGAAATCAAACATGATCCGGAAGTCACTGGAAATGCTGGAGCTTGGCCTGAGTGAGGCACAG GTTATGATGGCTTTGTCCAATCACCTGAATGCTGTCGAGTCGGAGAAACAGAAGCTGCGGGCACAGGTTCGTCGCCTGTGCCAGGAGAATCAGTGGCTGCGGGATGAATTGGCCAACACGCAGCAGAAATTACAGAAGAGTGAGCAGTCTGTGGCTCaactggaggaagaaaagaagcatctggaattcatgaatcagttaaaaaaatacgATGATGACACCTCTCCATCC GAGGACAAAGACACTGATTCCACCAAAGAACCTCTGGATGACCTTTTCCCAAATGATGACGACGAACCCGGCCAAGGAA TCCAGCAGCAGCACAGCAGTGCGGCGGCCGCGGCGCAGCAGGGCGGCTACGAGATCCCGGCGCGCCTGCGCACTCTGCACAACCTGGTCATCCAGTACGCCTCCCAGGGGCGCTACGAGGTGGCCGTGCCGCTCTGCAAGCAGGCCCTGGAGGACCTGGAGAAGACTTCCGGCCACGACCACCCAGACGTGGCTACCATGCTGAATATCCTGGCCTTGGTGTACAG AGaccagaataaatacaaagatgcCGCAAATCTACTGAACGATGCCTTGGCCATCCGTGAAAAAACTTTGGGCAAAGATCATCCCGCG GTGGCGGCCACTCTGAATAACCTCGCAGTGCTGTACGGCAAGAGAGGGAAGTACAAAGAGGCCGAGCCGCTGTGTAAAAGAGCCCTGGAGATCAGAGAAAAG GTTTTGGGAAAGGATCACCCCGATGTTGCTAAGCAGTTGAATAACTTGGCCTTACTGTGCCAGAATCAGGGCAAATACGAAGAAGTAGAATATTATTATCAAAGAGCCCTTGAGATCTACCAAACAAAACTGGGGCCTGATGACCCCAATGTGGCCAAAACGAAAAATAACCTG gccTCCTGCTATCTGAAGCAAGGAAAATTCAAGCAAGCAGAAACACTGTACAAAGAGATTCTCACTCGTGCACACGAAAGGGAGTTCGGTTCTGTGGATG ATGAAAATAAACCCATTTGGATGCACgctgaagaaagagaagaatgcaAA GGAAAGCAAAAGGATGGGACATCTTTTGGAGAATATGGCGGCTGGTACAAAGCCTGCAAAGTTGATAG TCCGACTGTTACAACTACTTTGAAAAACCTCGGGGCACTTTATAGACGACAAGGCAAATTTGAAGCTGCGGAAACATTGGAAGAAGCAGCCATGAGGTCCCGTAAACAG GGTCTTGACAATGTTCACAAACAGAGAGTAGCTGAAGTGCTGAATGACCCTGAGAACATGGAGAAGCGGAGAAGCCGGGAGAGCCTGAACGTGGACGTGGTCAAGTACGAGAGCGGCCCTGACGGAGGGGAGGAAGTGAGTATGAGCGTAGAGTGGAACGGG atgagaaaaatgaagctcGGGctggttaaatga